One window of the Bacillus sp. 2205SS5-2 genome contains the following:
- a CDS encoding thioredoxin family protein has product MNLIRWFEKGMSFADYKSSMNVHHENLQNIYESFRLPHMDIPFLKKLKNKNLKVIVLTEDWCGDAMLNIPILMKVAEEAGIESSFLQRDSHLELMDQYLTNGVSRAIPIFIFFNEAGKEKLVWGPRAPKVQKLVEDERAKLPPKEEESFMGKQKEMITNLTSAYIHDLDLREEVYNSLKTSLYHQFLV; this is encoded by the coding sequence ATGAATTTAATACGGTGGTTCGAAAAAGGAATGAGTTTTGCTGATTATAAATCTTCTATGAATGTGCATCACGAAAACCTTCAAAATATTTACGAGAGCTTTCGACTTCCTCACATGGATATTCCATTTTTAAAGAAACTAAAAAATAAGAACCTAAAAGTAATTGTATTGACGGAGGATTGGTGTGGGGATGCAATGCTTAATATTCCAATATTAATGAAGGTTGCGGAAGAAGCAGGAATCGAATCCTCTTTTTTACAACGAGATTCGCACTTGGAATTGATGGATCAATATTTAACAAACGGTGTTTCACGAGCAATTCCAATTTTTATTTTTTTCAATGAGGCAGGAAAAGAAAAATTGGTATGGGGACCACGTGCACCTAAAGTGCAAAAACTGGTCGAGGATGAACGTGCCAAGCTTCCACCAAAAGAAGAGGAATCTTTCATGGGAAAACAGAAAGAGATGATTACGAATCTCACGAGTGCCTATATCCATGATCTTGACTTACGAGAAGAAGTTTATAACAGTTTAAAAACATCCTTGTACCATCAATTTTTAGTCTAA
- a CDS encoding helix-turn-helix domain-containing protein has product MIHLKTNDIVKETLDKFPHKVNVKLGSILKERGMTQGDLHRLTGLRVATINELVHFKKNSLTVAHIVSIMVALRLYDLRELVEIEFDEEIVDYFQKEKNIMVDGYTPDLQNVSTSNVARINEKKVSAHS; this is encoded by the coding sequence ATGATACACCTTAAGACAAACGACATTGTGAAAGAAACTCTTGATAAATTTCCTCATAAAGTAAATGTTAAGCTAGGAAGTATTTTAAAAGAGCGAGGCATGACTCAAGGAGATCTCCACCGATTAACCGGACTCCGAGTGGCAACAATCAATGAACTAGTTCATTTTAAGAAAAACTCTTTAACGGTTGCTCATATTGTTTCGATTATGGTTGCTCTTCGTTTATATGATCTACGTGAATTAGTGGAGATTGAATTTGATGAAGAGATTGTAGATTATTTCCAAAAAGAAAAAAACATTATGGTCGACGGGTATACACCGGACTTACAAAATGTTTCGACCAGTAATGTAGCAAGAATAAATGAGAAGAAAGTTTCAGCTCATTCTTAA
- a CDS encoding class I SAM-dependent methyltransferase, whose product MKIDFGKVAQPYLKSRDDIPNNFFESLALRGIQFKGKRIADIGAGTGVLTRKIHKRGGEVVGIEPSTLIDVAQQLNEKYLTSVPYRKEYAEQTSLQDQECDLVTVFRAWHWFDREKTIKEVDRILKNHGVMIVGDSGFSLTHPLVQETLSFLQKRSTVKAPGSKAESKQRINGFPVEWFTEWEDGGFDIIEMYKKQYEVSFTIDQWCDRIESISWLAEEKADRRQEVMNELKEHLIHTYAMQELVTIPHTYQLVILKKLKK is encoded by the coding sequence ATGAAAATAGATTTCGGGAAAGTAGCCCAACCGTATTTAAAGTCACGCGATGATATTCCGAATAATTTTTTTGAGAGTTTAGCTCTCAGAGGAATACAGTTTAAAGGTAAGCGGATAGCGGATATAGGCGCAGGAACAGGAGTACTTACGCGAAAGATCCATAAAAGAGGAGGCGAAGTAGTCGGTATTGAGCCTTCGACCTTAATTGATGTCGCACAGCAACTGAATGAGAAATATTTGACATCGGTTCCCTATCGCAAGGAATATGCTGAACAAACATCCCTTCAAGATCAAGAGTGTGATCTTGTCACCGTCTTTCGAGCATGGCACTGGTTTGATCGTGAAAAAACGATTAAAGAAGTGGATCGAATCTTGAAAAATCATGGTGTGATGATAGTAGGAGACTCAGGATTTTCACTGACTCATCCACTCGTTCAAGAAACTTTATCGTTTTTGCAAAAAAGAAGTACTGTTAAAGCGCCAGGTTCTAAGGCCGAAAGTAAACAAAGAATTAATGGTTTTCCTGTAGAGTGGTTTACTGAGTGGGAAGACGGGGGCTTTGATATCATCGAAATGTACAAGAAACAGTATGAGGTTTCATTTACCATTGACCAATGGTGTGACCGAATTGAGTCGATTTCTTGGCTTGCAGAGGAGAAGGCGGATCGCCGTCAAGAAGTAATGAATGAATTGAAAGAGCATCTTATTCATACATATGCGATGCAGGAGCTCGTCACTATTCCACATACCTACCAATTAGTCATCTTGAAGAAGTTGAAAAAATAG
- a CDS encoding aminotransferase-like domain-containing protein: MLKYESIGEDLRYQITIGDLKSGAKLPSIRNLAQSYSCSKSTILTALKNLEDQHLIYSMPKSGYYVVDNQAPHKPSTPDSIDFATSSPTWHAFPYNDFLHCVNKAIDTYQEDLFRYGTPRGLSSLLTESKKLLEKYQVFTNIDNIFITAGVQRALSLLSVMPFPNNRTTILVEQPSYHLYMDFLKTYQLQAVGIKRTTKGIDLEELERIFRQGIIKFFYTMPRFHNPLGTSYSKKEKESILQLAHKYDVYIVEDDYLADFEQNPKIDPLFTKDVNARVIYVKSFSKIMFPGLRIGLAVLPNALKRSFQQFINTTDIDSSMISQAALEIYLKSGMFERYRAQVSQIYTARAKILQRSLETHLPMYEKPTEVTMNSHILLPKQVDMKKLIHYLTQKRILLESIDGNYLEGFYRERLLKLHISNVKVDKIEVGIKEISRGLENVNNYFR; the protein is encoded by the coding sequence ATGCTCAAATATGAATCGATAGGCGAGGATCTTCGTTATCAAATTACAATAGGAGACCTAAAATCGGGTGCAAAGTTGCCCTCTATCCGCAATCTTGCACAATCCTATTCTTGTAGTAAAAGTACCATACTAACCGCACTAAAGAATTTAGAAGACCAGCATTTGATCTATTCCATGCCTAAAAGTGGGTATTATGTTGTAGACAATCAAGCTCCACATAAACCATCCACCCCTGATTCCATCGACTTTGCAACGTCGTCACCAACGTGGCACGCTTTTCCTTATAATGATTTTTTACACTGCGTCAATAAAGCAATCGATACCTATCAAGAAGATTTGTTTCGATATGGTACGCCCAGAGGGCTGTCCTCATTATTGACAGAGTCAAAAAAATTGCTAGAGAAGTATCAAGTATTTACAAACATAGACAATATTTTTATTACTGCCGGTGTTCAACGTGCCCTTTCGTTACTAAGCGTTATGCCGTTTCCAAATAACCGAACAACCATCCTTGTAGAACAACCAAGCTATCACCTATATATGGACTTTTTAAAAACGTACCAACTACAAGCTGTTGGGATTAAACGCACGACAAAAGGCATCGATTTAGAAGAGTTAGAACGGATTTTTCGTCAGGGGATAATTAAGTTTTTTTATACAATGCCTCGATTTCATAATCCTTTAGGAACGTCTTATAGTAAGAAAGAAAAGGAATCTATTCTCCAACTTGCCCATAAATATGATGTGTACATTGTAGAGGATGATTATTTAGCGGATTTTGAACAAAATCCAAAAATCGATCCACTATTTACGAAGGATGTAAATGCACGGGTTATTTATGTGAAAAGTTTCTCTAAGATAATGTTTCCTGGTTTGCGGATTGGGCTCGCGGTCCTGCCAAATGCATTGAAAAGAAGTTTTCAACAATTTATTAACACTACCGATATTGATAGTTCGATGATTTCACAGGCAGCATTAGAGATTTATTTGAAAAGCGGTATGTTTGAACGATACCGAGCACAAGTCAGTCAAATCTATACTGCTAGAGCAAAAATCCTTCAACGCTCTCTCGAAACGCATTTACCAATGTATGAAAAGCCCACAGAAGTTACCATGAACAGCCATATTCTTTTGCCTAAACAGGTCGATATGAAAAAGCTCATTCATTATTTAACACAAAAGCGTATTTTATTAGAATCTATTGATGGAAATTATTTAGAGGGATTTTATCGAGAACGACTCTTAAAGCTACATATTTCAAATGTAAAAGTGGATAAAATTGAAGTTGGTATAAAAGAGATTTCCAGGGGTTTGGAAAATGTTAATAACTACTTTAGATAG
- a CDS encoding DMT family transporter: MTNKPKTYIAACMYAFIIGLSFMFVKITLTVASPLDTLAHRFTIALIGATLLMKFHNVNLTFNLRDLFQILPLAIFYPLLFFSLQVFGLVHTSSSEAGVIQATVPIFTLVLAGVFLKERSTPIQLIFISLSVSGVIYLLFMKGVEAEITNLIGSGFILLSAIASSMYQVFARKLTQRFSLLKLTYIMTLIGFLMFNGMAVSNHMLNGTTKQFFHPFMHLEFILSIAYLGILSSLVTSYLSNYVLSKIEASKMSVFSNLATLITIIAGVIFLQEELHFYHIIGSIVIIIGVVGTNYFGKPTKKSNNKLSSVRRSANQQVS; encoded by the coding sequence ATGACTAATAAACCCAAAACATATATCGCAGCATGTATGTATGCATTCATTATTGGACTTTCGTTCATGTTTGTCAAAATAACCTTAACCGTTGCCAGTCCATTGGATACGCTCGCACATCGATTTACGATTGCATTAATTGGTGCAACCCTTTTAATGAAATTTCATAATGTTAATTTAACTTTCAATCTCCGAGATCTCTTTCAAATCCTACCACTTGCCATATTTTATCCATTGTTATTTTTTTCATTGCAGGTGTTTGGACTGGTTCATACCTCCTCTTCAGAAGCAGGAGTTATTCAAGCAACTGTGCCTATCTTTACTTTAGTGCTTGCGGGAGTATTTCTGAAGGAGAGATCCACCCCCATTCAGCTCATCTTCATTAGTTTATCGGTATCTGGAGTAATCTACTTGTTGTTTATGAAGGGAGTGGAAGCAGAAATAACAAATTTAATTGGAAGTGGATTCATTTTACTATCAGCTATAGCATCCTCAATGTATCAGGTATTTGCTAGAAAGTTAACCCAACGCTTTTCACTATTAAAATTAACTTATATTATGACTTTAATTGGGTTTCTAATGTTCAATGGAATGGCTGTTAGTAATCATATGCTCAACGGTACAACTAAACAATTTTTCCACCCTTTTATGCACCTGGAGTTTATTCTCTCCATAGCGTACTTAGGTATTTTATCTTCACTCGTTACTTCCTATCTCTCAAATTATGTCTTATCTAAAATAGAAGCATCAAAAATGAGTGTATTTAGCAATCTTGCCACACTCATTACAATTATTGCTGGAGTCATTTTTTTGCAGGAAGAACTTCATTTCTATCATATCATAGGATCTATTGTGATCATTATTGGCGTTGTTGGAACTAATTATTTCGGTAAGCCCACCAAAAAATCAAACAATAAGTTATCTTCTGTTCGAAGGAGCGCTAACCAGCAAGTATCCTAA
- a CDS encoding DUF4097 family beta strand repeat-containing protein — protein MIKKMALTGVILLLIGITGGAVLFFSTGGFKVGRTTVSINESFSIGDVEELSVRSTTIDIQYKMNEKNEIVVSLEGDATENVEVEIKDKKYGQSLEIEIVEKQKSLVSFFRSANVQATVYIPEDGIKKLMLQSTTGNLVIEDFDGESFRYHTTTGNVRMNQFNGKVVEGKTTTGNMTGKELDANLELTSTTGDIEIQGKLKEDIELKTTTGNILIDVETVPKEYAISFDTSTGDFIVDWPELQVKNDGDYSHTTGNGPKVKVKTTTGDVNLISSPD, from the coding sequence ATGATAAAAAAAATGGCACTAACAGGAGTAATATTGCTCTTAATCGGCATCACAGGTGGAGCTGTTTTATTTTTTAGTACAGGTGGTTTCAAGGTTGGGAGAACAACAGTATCTATTAATGAATCATTTTCTATAGGAGATGTAGAGGAACTCTCAGTTCGTTCCACCACAATCGATATTCAGTACAAAATGAATGAGAAAAATGAGATTGTCGTTAGTCTAGAAGGAGATGCGACTGAAAATGTTGAAGTAGAAATTAAAGATAAGAAGTATGGGCAAAGTTTAGAGATTGAAATAGTTGAAAAGCAAAAATCTCTCGTTAGCTTTTTCCGTTCAGCAAACGTGCAAGCAACTGTTTATATCCCTGAAGACGGGATAAAAAAATTGATGCTTCAATCCACGACAGGAAATCTTGTAATAGAAGATTTTGACGGGGAATCATTTCGTTATCACACGACCACAGGGAATGTCAGAATGAATCAGTTTAATGGGAAAGTCGTAGAAGGTAAAACCACTACGGGGAATATGACAGGAAAAGAGCTCGATGCCAATCTTGAACTAACCTCAACAACAGGAGATATTGAAATCCAAGGAAAACTGAAGGAAGATATTGAATTGAAAACAACAACTGGCAATATTCTTATAGATGTGGAAACTGTACCAAAGGAATATGCCATTTCCTTCGACACTTCCACAGGAGACTTTATTGTCGATTGGCCAGAATTACAAGTGAAAAACGATGGGGATTATTCTCATACAACTGGCAATGGACCTAAAGTGAAAGTCAAAACGACAACAGGAGATGTTAACCTTATTTCAAGCCCAGACTAA